The Gordonia iterans DNA window ACGTGGGTCTCGATCCCGAGGTGGGCATGTCGATCGACCGCGATGACATCGGCGCGATCCTGTTCGCCCTGGGCCAGTCCCGCTACTTCGACGCCGACGGAGCCGTGAAACTGCACACCCTGGCCGACGCGGCCGAGCGTTCCGCTCAGTTCGTCCGTCCCCGGCTTCAGCTTCTCGACGATGCCGGCGTCATCGAGACGGTGACGAGGAAGCCGCTGCGCTTCCGGCTCACCCCGCGGGGCGCCTCTCTCCTCGAGCTCGTGGCGGGGTAGGTGCCACGCGGCAGTCAGCGCGCCGTACCACTCGGCGTCAGCGGTGTAGGGATCCGTGGGCATGGTGATGGTGTTCCTCGGGGTCGGCGACGGCGGTGGAAGCGGCGGTGTGGGCGGCGAGCAGCGTCTGCGCCTCCGCGTCGGTGAGCATGGCGCGCCGGAAGCCCTCCAGCGCGCTCGCGGCGTCGAACTTGACGCCGATCAGCACCACCTCGTTCGACGGAGTGACGCCGGTGTTCTGCCAGTGGGCGACGGGCTGGATGCTCAGATTGGGTCCGGCCTGACTCCAGAGTTGTGCGAGGTCCGGCTGGTCGGCGATCCAGCAGTGGCCCTTGGATCGGATCAGGCCCTTGGTGCCGCGGAGGGCGGCGAGCAGGCGCTCGCGGTCGAACGGGCGGTCGCCCCGGAACACGGCCGAGGAGATCCCGTACTCCTCGGTCTCCGGGGTATGTGGATTCGAGAGCTCTTCGGCGTAGTCGGGCCGGTTGGCGGCTGCTTCCGGATCGTAGAGCGCCGCATCGAGCACCACCTCGGCCGCGACCCGGCCGTTTGTCACGGTGCGGACTTCGGCGTGCGGGTTCATCGCGCGGACGGCGGCCTCGGTCGCCTCGGCCACCGCCGGCCGCACCAGGTCGGTCTTGGTGAGCAGGATCAGGTCGGCGAACTCCACCTGGTCGACGAGCAGGTCGGCGACGGTGCGCTCGTCGTCCCGATCGGCGGTGCGGTCGGCGTCGGCGAGTGCGCGGTTGCGCCCCATCTGCTCCAGGAACTGCGATGCGTCGACCAGGGTGACCATGGTGTCGATCGGCGCGACGTCGGCCAGGCGGTGTCCGTCCTCGAACCGCCACTCGAACGTCGCGGCCACCGGCATGGGCTCGGAGATCCCGGTCGACTCGATGACGATCTGGTCGTACTTCCCGGATTCGGCCAGCCGGCCGACGTTCTCGACCAGGTCTTCGCGGAGAGTGCAGCAGATGCAGCCGTTGGAGAGCTCGACGAGGCGGTCCTCGCCGCGCTCGACGTGACCGCCTGCGGCGAGCAGGCCGGCGTCGATGTTCACCTCGGAGAAGTCGTTGACGATGACGGCGAGGCGGCGGCCGGACCGATTCTCCAGGAGGTGGTTGAGGAGGGTGGTCTTGCCGCTGCCGAGGAAGCCGGAGAGGACGGTGACGGGGGTTGAGGGCATGCGGCCACTCTACGCTAACGAAAACCATTTTCAATAATTGCACTTGCCGACGCCTCCGGATCCCGTCTGGCGCGATTGCGCGCGTCGTGAGCATTACTCTCATAGCCGGGGACCGCGCGACGCGGTCTCGCTGCGGTCGGTAGGAGAGGGATGGACAAGCAGGGCTACGAACTGTCAGACCTGGAGGCGCTGGAGGCCGAATCGGTCCACATCTTCCGCGAGGTCGCGGCCACCTTCGAACGCCCCGGCATGCTCTTCTCCGGAGGCAAGGACTCGGTGGTGATGTTCCACCTGGCGCGCAAGGCCTTCTGGCCGGCGCCGATGCCGTTTCCGCTGATGCACGTCGACACCGGACACAACTTCGACGAGGTGATCGAGTACCGCGACCGGGTGGTGGAGCAGACCGGCGTGCAGTTGCTGGTCTCGCGGGTGCAGGACGACATCGACGCCGGCCGGGTCGTCGAACAGACCGGGGTCGGCGCCTCGCGCAACCGGCTGCAGACCGCGGCGCTGTTGCGTGGCATCACCGAGAACAGGTTCGACGCGGTGTTCGGCGGCGCCCGGCGCGACGAGGAGAAGGCGCGCGCGAAGGAACGGGTGTTCAGCTTCCGCGACGCATTCGGCTCGTGGGACCCGCGCAACCAGCGACCCGAGCTCTGGAACCTCTACAACGGCCGGCACCACAAGGGCGAGCACATCCGCGTGTTCCCGCTGAGCAACTGGACCGAGCTCGACATCTGGCGGTACATCGAGGCCGAGCGCATCGAGCTCCCGCCGATCTACTACGCGCACCGGCGCGAGGTGGTGCCCCGCGACGGCATGCTGCTGGCCAAGACCCGCTTCCTGGAGGTCGGGCTCGGCGAGTCGTCGTACACCGAGCTGGTCCGGTTCCGCACCGTCGGCGATGCCACCTGCACCGGGTGCGTGGAGAGCGATGCCGACACCCCGGCGAAGGTGATCGCCGAGGTGTCCTCGACTCGCGTCACCGAGCGCGGTGCGACCCGCGCTGACGACCGGATCTCCGAAGCGGGCATGGAAGACCGCAAGAAAGAGGGCTACTTCTGATGGGCTGGAGTTTCTGATGGCGGGCGAACTGTTGCGGATCGCCACCGCGGGCAGCGTCGACGACGGCAAGTCCACCTTGATCGGGCGGCTGCTGTACGACTCGAAATCGATCTTCACCGATCAGCTCGAAGCGATCGAGCGCACCAGCGCCAGTCGCGGCGACGAGTTCGCCGACCTGTCACTGCTGACCGACGGCCTCCGGGCCGAGCGGGAGCAGGGCATCACGATCGACGTCGCCTACCGCTACTTCTCGACGCCCGAGCGCAAGTTCATCATCGCGGACTCGCCCGGACACGTGCAGTACACGCGCAACATGGTGACCGGCGCATCCACCGCCGACCTGGCGATCATCCTGATCGACGCGCGCAAGGGCGTGCTCGAGCAGACTCGCCGGCACGCCTTCCTCTCCTCGCTGCTGGGCATCCCGCACCTCACCATTTGTGTCAACAAAATGGACCTGGTCGATTACTCGCAGGAGCGCTTCGAGAAGATCCGGGACGAGTTCGTCGCCTTCGCGGGCAAGCTGAACGTCACCGATCTGACCTTCATTCCGCTCTCGGCGCTGCGCGGCGACAACGTCGTCGACCGTAGCGAGGAGATGGCGTGGTACGACGGCCGACCGCTGCTGCGGCACCTCGAAGAGGTCTACATCGCCTCCGACCGGAACCTCATCGACGCCCGCTTCGGGGTGCAATACGTGATACGGCCGCAGCGCAGCGACGGCCTCGACCACCGCGCCTACGCCGGCACCGTCGGCGGCGGTGTGTTCGCGGTCGGCGACAAGGTGGTGGTGCTGCCGGGCGGTTTCGGCACGACGATCGAGAAGAT harbors:
- a CDS encoding GTP-binding protein, giving the protein MPSTPVTVLSGFLGSGKTTLLNHLLENRSGRRLAVIVNDFSEVNIDAGLLAAGGHVERGEDRLVELSNGCICCTLREDLVENVGRLAESGKYDQIVIESTGISEPMPVAATFEWRFEDGHRLADVAPIDTMVTLVDASQFLEQMGRNRALADADRTADRDDERTVADLLVDQVEFADLILLTKTDLVRPAVAEATEAAVRAMNPHAEVRTVTNGRVAAEVVLDAALYDPEAAANRPDYAEELSNPHTPETEEYGISSAVFRGDRPFDRERLLAALRGTKGLIRSKGHCWIADQPDLAQLWSQAGPNLSIQPVAHWQNTGVTPSNEVVLIGVKFDAASALEGFRRAMLTDAEAQTLLAAHTAASTAVADPEEHHHHAHGSLHR
- the cysD gene encoding sulfate adenylyltransferase subunit CysD, whose protein sequence is MDKQGYELSDLEALEAESVHIFREVAATFERPGMLFSGGKDSVVMFHLARKAFWPAPMPFPLMHVDTGHNFDEVIEYRDRVVEQTGVQLLVSRVQDDIDAGRVVEQTGVGASRNRLQTAALLRGITENRFDAVFGGARRDEEKARAKERVFSFRDAFGSWDPRNQRPELWNLYNGRHHKGEHIRVFPLSNWTELDIWRYIEAERIELPPIYYAHRREVVPRDGMLLAKTRFLEVGLGESSYTELVRFRTVGDATCTGCVESDADTPAKVIAEVSSTRVTERGATRADDRISEAGMEDRKKEGYF